From Lolium perenne isolate Kyuss_39 chromosome 5, Kyuss_2.0, whole genome shotgun sequence, a single genomic window includes:
- the LOC127299350 gene encoding uncharacterized protein — translation MKAVVFTYVKNGPLIEPAQEEDLPRQMKGLLNWYTGYIKHENAKDYIYAEVKYVHHFKHYWVQIPLSELFQLFNLRELDKSIISCYVLMKKREMRIRNIHDVGFIDPHIVNSYVLEHHPADVEEDLWRFIRKQQEKSDILFPYHFGFHWILMVIKVQTSSVLVHDSLNMDPALWGDMRKMMQKVWRRFVDTKVGEFKKELHFKMVVPTTGDTQPPGTNLCGYYVCERIRRYCNERDQTCENNILRNNLRKTLSPEARFRPLQEELAGWLAREVIDPRGEHYYDDVDLYVHRNL, via the exons atgaaggccgtagtatttacatatgtgaagaatggccctctcatcgagcctgcgcaggaagaggatctacctcgacaaatgaaaggtctgctaaattggtacacgggttacataaaacatgaaaacgccaaagactatatctatgcggaagttaaatatgtgcatcacttcaaacattactgggtacaaattcctctgagtgaattgttccagctgttcaatctgcgcgagctcgacaaatctatcatcagttgctacgttct aatgaagaagcgggaaatgcgaataaggaacatccatgatgttgggttcattgacccacacatcgttaattcatatgtgttagaacaccaccccgccgacgtggaggaagacctgtggcggtttattagaaaacagcaagagaaaagtgatattctatttccttaccattttgg gttccactggattcttatggtaattaaagttcagacctcctcagttctcgtccacgactctctgaatatggatccggcgctttggggcgacatgagaaaaatgatgcaaaa ggtttggagacggttcgtagataccaaggtcggtgaattcaaaaaagagctacattttaaaatggtagTGCCGACGActggggatactcagccaccggggaccaatctatgtggatactatgtttgtgagaggatccggagatactgcaatgagcgggaccagacgtgtgagaacaacatcctgaggaataacctccggaagacgcttagtccagaagctcgcttccgaccacttcaagaggaactagctggatggttggcgagggaagtcatcgatcctagaggagaacactattacgatgacgtagatctTTATGTGCAccggaatttgtaa